In the Ptychodera flava strain L36383 chromosome 1, AS_Pfla_20210202, whole genome shotgun sequence genome, gcattttatcaatattatatTTACAAAACGGTCATGAAAGAGAACCATCGTTATCAACGCAGAAGGGAATCGTTTGATTCCCAGTATGATTCGTCTACCGTGTTATTGTATGCCATCAATATTACTTAGTCACGATGGTTCCAATTTTCTAAGCATTCTGTATGAGTCCTGTACCAGTTTCATCAATTCGTCTTAAACCAACACTATATTAGGGATTCACGTTTGACAAGTCTAAAATGGAACATGGTTACTCACTCCTAATTCCACATATAATCGGGTATCACTTGTGAGCCCGTACACCAGAACCCACCTCGGTGTCTGCACATGTCTTAAAtctgtatttctgtaaaattcttGCCAGAGTTATTTTCATCTCCATCTGTGCAAATCGCATCCCTATGCAGCTTCGTGGACCGTGACTGAACGGGAGAAAGGTGTATGGGTCTCTTTCAGCTTTCGCCTCAGCTGTAAATCTGCAAAACAGTCGACAATGGGATCGCTTGGTGGCACTATGCTGCACAAATGTTTTCACTTTTCACCAGAACGTTAAGTACTTGTCGTTTTGATGTACTTTTAgtctttgaaaattataaacGCAACCATCAATATTATAGTACAttgaaatatgacatcaaatcaattccagaaatcgttatcattcaaggcaagtaAACTACCAGGttcaagaaacaaacaaacaaacaaaacaacaacaacaacaacaacaacaacaacaacaacaacaacaacaacaacaacaaaatcactgacaaaatcaaCAGTCTTATCTCGAACCACTAGTTCAGTGGTGGTGAAAGTTATGTAAATGTTGACTTATCAAAGCTGCTTTCAAACATGTTTACGACTTCCTTTGTATTGACCTTCACCTAGTTATTGGACGGAAATAACCCTGATGAGCATAGCTTGGGACTAAATCAGCCAGCATATCGTGAAAGAATTATAAGCCCGGAAGGCAAAGCGAGAGTCGGCATATGATTTATAATGCATCCAGTTTTGCGATTAAACTTCAAAAATGAGAGCAAACGTCCTTTTGAGGTGAACGAAGTAAAGCCATTCttctttcattttattgtttGATACCCAATTATAGTCTCAGGATGTCATACTAAAAGGATTGTTGATAATCATCATGTCCAGTTACGGCACATAGGCATAACACTAATACCGTAAAGATTAAATCTATGAATGATGTCTAGTAAAATACAATGCAtcatgttcacaatgacatgtCAGATTGTGTATTtctcatatgcaaatttaacaattATTTCGATGTTCCACGATTGAAACTGTTAGGCTACAATGTAGGTTTGACTTAGAAATGACAGTCTGACACTAAAAGAGCATTCAAAAATCAGGGTTTAGTTTGTCATCTTTTCAACAGCAGGAATTCCTCAATTTGGCGTTAGACGAACAACGACCTCTCTTCGATACAATATCGTGTACATTATGTTAAGTGAATTTACCTCTCAGGTTTAAACTTTTCCGGTTCTGGCCAGTACTCAGGGTTATGATGGATGGTGTAGATTGGTACATCCACAACGACCCCTTTACGAAAATTTATTCCATTAATGGTGCAGGACTGTAGGCACTTGCGATTAAACCTGTAAGTTGAattcaacacacacacatacatgcataaatgcatgtccgcatgcatgcatatacaaAGCCAGTATTCTAAGTAATTATGAAAGCCGATGAGGGACATTTTGtaaagaaaacgaaaaaagtatGTTCTCGTGCTCACGAGACACTTACTTGTATATAtgctttacaaaatgtcacttacGGGCGTGCATACTCCATGGATGAAAATTACATAAACCCATTTGCCTGCTTTACGTAAACTTTGTTCGGTCgtattttaatttgtatcaCTAGTCGAAAGATTATGTAACAGGCTTGTTACAAGTCTGACACAGATACAGTAACATACCTAAGTATGACTTATCGATTTAAATTGATACTCTCCCAAGAAACAAAAACGGTGGGAGGACATTTTCTAATGGAAAATGTATAATAAACTTAATGATATGTCGTGACACAATGGCACTTAGAAGACGATATTCTATATTCATACCGTAAATCCACTTTTGTTAGATAGTTGGGGACTATTTTATTAAATTGTTTAATCAAGTCTTAGTTGTGAATATAGAACGACGAGTTTTCAGCTCAAGTTTATAGTCAGATCTAGCTAGCCAGGTTAGATGTGATATCAATCCCACGGACCAGCAGAGAGACCAAAGAAGAGGTGGGCGACAGGAAGTATATAAACAGATTATATATTATTGGTTGTTAGAATTACCTTGGTGCTGGAGTGTATAAACGCATCGTCTCAGAAATCACCATTTCCATGTAAGGTAGCGTTTGAACTGCATTGAGGTCTAATTGAGTCTGAAAGTTAAGTAAATGACCTGGGCATGCACAGTTTCGCATCTTAAATAGCAGTAAACGTGAACATGACTTATAAGAGCTAACAATGCTAATCTATTCACTGCGCCCTCTCCATGAGATAATAATAAGCACAATTGTTTGAGTACCTTTTCCCTAGTTACACATTATGTTAATCTTGACGTACCAGAACATCAGGTGTATGATTCTGTTCATTCAAGCGTTTGTGCTTCTATTGCTCGGTTGTACGAAAAACCTAACGTTGCACTTGAATGTCGTCCGTATGAGATAAACACTGATGGTTGAGTTTGTGCAGATATGTTGGAggtaaataattaaaaataaataagtaatttAAAATATAATGCCATCTTGTCGTTGCGAAGACATTTTTGAGGAGCAAGGCAGTTAGTTGGATAACACTGTAGTCAACGGTTATCCGTTTCAATTTGTTTACAATGGCACCTAAAGAACCCTCCTCTACACAATACTTGTTCATTTCGCCACACAGTGTATGTCAACTACACGTCACATGTGTTATTGCCTTGTAATATATAAAAGTGCACCTTAGAGATTGTCTAAACCCATTACGTAGCTGGGGCCTGGTTTTTCTACCTGGAAAAAAAGCGCAAAATTCCTACCTCTCCCTTTAGTCTTTCGTCAATTTCTTCAATCAACTTGTCCTGGACTTCTGGATGAGTTGCAAGCTCGTAAGCGCAGAAGGTAAGCGTAACACCGGTTGTTTCATAACCTTGGAAACGATGCATATAGAATTTTGTAATCATTCTACGGAGAACTGCCATACCGATTgcgattttattttacttttttagtATGACACAGCGGGGCTACATATAAATGTTGATATCAACATATAAAGCACGCAAGGTGAATTAAGGCTGTTGAATTTTGTAAGTTGCTGAATATACATGATTTACACGTTCATGGAGTAACCCTTTTCATTATAATGAAAAGAGGAGCTTCAAAATCAAATAAGTCACAAAAGAAGGCAATGATGAACATCACAGAATAACGATCATAACAGCCATAAACATGTACGCCCCAGATTGGTTACCATTTAATGGCATTTAAGTCGCGGATATATTTAGATTTACTCAATAAATTTGTTGGAATTCGCGTCGTGCATAACTTTTGCCAAGATACTGCTTAAACGTAATTGAAGAAAGCAATACATGCACGCTTACTAAACGTCTGTACCTGCTAACAGAAAAACCAGAATCTGGGCCATGATTTCAACTTCTGTTAATTTGGTTTTGGAGTCAGTTATGTGAGATTTCTCCCCCTTTTCATCGCCGTTTTCCGCTGCCTTAAGCAACATTTGCAGAAAATCCTGTCGTTCCTGTCAAAGCaaggaaaaaaagttaaaaattacTTAATATGCATTGCATTAATGATATCATAAAAAGGGGGAACAAAGTATGCAAACAGTATGGTTTAGTGTATCGCGTAAATTTCgaggaaatatttaattttttatgcaaCATGCTCTGATTAAAGGTGGATTGCATCAAAGTAATTAGTTTCTTGTACAGATCGCCTGACAGaacgtcatatatatatatatatatatatatatatatatatatatatatatatatatatatatatatatatatatatatatatatttatactttTGCTTGAGGGAGTATCACCTTCGCTTACTACTTCTCTTTAGTATAATATTCAGTGATTCCTTCTTTTCCCAACCAGTTAAGCATGCTACAAGCCGGTTAAAGAAAATAATCTTCAACTTCAACGATAAGTATTTTCTACATTATATACATTTAATGAAACAGTAAACTTGATTCAAAATGTAGCGAATGCGTTTCATCCAATTCATTTAATCCGAAATAAATAGTATGAATGTCAATAAACCAATTAGGGATCAAGCTTAGATTGGCGTTTTCATTCCAGCATCGTTTCAGTGTGTTAGATTAAAACCTAATTGTAGGTCCCCTTTGAGCAGATCTcaagttttcaaaattgacaacagaTCCCGACGTTTTCGCAGCAGTTTGCAACCGGATGCTTTTTGAGTTCGAAGATCGAAGGTTCGCCAGTGGCACCCCTTTTCCGGGCTTTACGGAAGAACGAACATGATCAATTAGCGATGCAGTGGAACGATCAGTGCAATGGCGTGCATTGTGTTTCTTGTGCATTGTCTAAAATCATATGTCGACATATGTTGATGTCGACAAACATCTTCGAAGTGCGTGCTCTTGAACAcggaaaatatttttaaacatcGTAATCTGAAACATGCGCCTTTAAACCACCTTTAAATTATCTTTTCTCAATTATACGTACGATCAGCCCATGTGTTGAAGGTCCAATTGAGAAGGTAGGCATCAAAATAGGATGTCCATCGAATTGGAATCAAAGAGATACGTTTGTAACAtctattaaagaggcactcccacttggtaacatttttaaagcatatttttttaatgccaacggtcgatatttgacgtggcgactgcgcgcggatcgcgagatatcgataaaaacatgtcttcaaaaaagtaaaagtttgaattccggtggcccacctaaattcagcttccgaacatcgaacattcggcactggggccattgtcaactaagctatggagtacgagtctacgctgacgctgctgtacgccacagtaccactggcgtaggtgatcggtcatgccgcatgggagaaagctgagtcttactgacttggcgtaaaaacgaaaaacaatttttgctgattccaccagaattcgcataggtgactagcacagttacgtgcggttgatacatagcggccgccgagtggtatgcatagacgcataccacgcgcgtgGCGTACTGtatggcagacgacaaaatgtagtcatcagaggcggctaatatttgacacgtaaaaactgatgttttatgtggtattggttaaaaatataatacaactgatttagaataatgaaaacgacaaaaactaaggagaagttttaaaaacttacctgaggtaaaggcataatgctgtatacaaagtctttgcagtgggaagtaaattaatggcgtcgttcgaacttattgtggactccctagaatatcgtcaatcagcacaacaacaaccttcgggggatttcggttCAAactcagaaacgatcgtaaaccttcgggatgtgaaaatcACGCTcggaaaatgacatgttttcatCGATATCTCACGATCTgcacgcagtcgccacgtcaaatatcgaccgttggcattaaaaaaatatgttttgaaaatgttaccaagtgggagtgcctctttaagacaGTCCTTTCAAAACCAGCCGAGTTAAACTAAAACGTAAAGGTTTGTTCGGTACAATAACGTGCCGCTGCAAATCGCAAACTTACTGTTCCGGGGTCCTTCCTTAGAGCTAGTGTGTCTTCGAGTACTCGATAGAAAAACCGAAATGGTTTAGTATTTGTCACCCAGTTTCtcatcaaaacaactacacTCGGGCATACAGCTGCATTGAAGACGAAAACAGGGTAAGCAAAAGTGAAAAGAAAGTATTCTTCATAAAACCATTGACTCATGGTGCTATTATACATACTATCATACTATTACATGGAAATTTGAAAGTGGCTTTCCCAGATAGCATAAACTGCTATGAGTTTAGTAGTAAGCTTacatcaaataaaaacaaattggCTCAAATGTCCCTTACTTGAGCAACAGGCAACAAACGTTTAGTTTCGAATCGTTGTTAGTACTTCTAAGCTTGCCTAGTATTATTTAATTTCAGattatgaatttttaatttcgatattgcaaaaaaattggACTGTAAATGTCACAATGCAATACATTTACCTGTGGCGACAATGTTTTCCACTATTTCTATTTACTCCTATCAAAAATTCATGACATAGGTTATTAGTGTTTCTGTAAGCTTAAACATACTTTTAGACGAGTTTACTTATAGTTGGCGAGTGAAATCCGATCACACTGCAAGCGACATTGTCAATCAGTTAACATTCGACACGTGCACTCGACATATACGTTCTGGCGCGAGAATGCTAAATATAATCAGCCATGGCACTATTGTAATGTCATATCTCAGAAAGTATATAAAGAGTTATTCATTCAATACCTTTGGCAAATAAACAAGCAATGCACACTGCATAACGAAAGGAGTTAGATAAATACGTGCAGCAGCAGCAATGGTAGTATGCTGTTCGTATAACAATTAATTAAATGCCTCAAGCACTTTTTCCACAAGTAAGGTAAAGTCGTGGTAGGAATGATTCTTGACAATTTCACAAAGATCACCTAAGACATGTCAAATGATACTTAAGCTTTCTCCTCAATCTGTAGTAACATAACTGAACTTTCTATGTATAAAATCTATAAGCTATATAATGGTATATTTCCAGTCACGGTGACGTCATTTTAATAACGTACCGAGGAAGACGAATGCGGCTTTATTCTTGTTCATTGACTTCAACATCAGCCGTCTGGCGTTGTCTCCAAATTGGCTACCGAGCTGACCTTGGCAGTCTGTCTCAATGCCAAATGCGCACGTCGCTATAACATCAAGAGTGTAGTTACCAAAGACCCTACAGCAAAAAATAGATAAATGTTCAAGTATGTAGGTAAGAGTAGTTTATGCTCTGTACGGTCTAGAGTAGAGATCTGTACATACATTTTTGAATATAAATGTTTTAGCTGATTCGTGGGCTATAGCTATGTACTCTGTCCCGCATCCTTAGTTATCTTTaagcttcttcttcttcttcttcctctttcttcttcttcttcttcttcttgtcgTTGTTATTCTAATTGCTACTGTTGTTATTGCATAGCTTAGTGTGTTGTTCATGTATGATATTCTTTACACAGTTAAGAAAGATTGAATATTCAGCATTTGATCCCTCCTTTAGTTCATTGAATTTGTGATAGCTTTGTAATGTCAGTTTGTGAGAAATGATTACAATAATTTCGTTTCCCGTTGAAAAAAAGCcgatattttatagttttgaatgTAAAAACTGGTGTAATCATATACAATCTACTACATTTGATttgaaggtagtatgcgcctcgaaagtgaaagacttggcttttgctcaaacttacctAAATGGAATTTCCACCCATTCTGTCACCAAATCAAGCattaaaatcagggatcaccgcGCAAAGTTTCCTTCTAGGGAAACAAGTTACATAACATTGAcccgatatttgaaagtcaaactGGATACAAACGCTCTGTAAACTACATTTGGGACAATTTTTCTTATCCAAAAAGCTGTAAAACAAATCCTGcaagcggtagaccagaaaGTTATTGAAACTTTTCGAGTCTAAAAATCTGTCCACGAGGCACATTCAACCTTACAAATAGAAGATGGAGGAAAGCGCACCTGAACACTTCAATGGGTTCACCTTTGACAGTGTAACCTTCCAATACACCCATCAATCTTCCAGTGATATCATTGACAAGATTTGACATCTAAAATGACAGAGAAGATATAGGAGAAATGTTTAAGAGATGCCTACTAAATGTAAGTATAGCCTGCACTATAGAAGCGTCGGTGTGTGTACACAAACACATATAGAAGCATAAAAATGTTGGGATATCCATGTATTTCACCAAAACGATGTAAGTAAAGCTGTTCTCATTATTCACTGCTACAGATATCTTCGAAAATTTAAGATACTTGCCTCCTTGATTTTTCCAGAACTGAATGCTGGTGAAACAATTGTCCGCACATCTTTCCATCGTTTTCCATTTAAGCGTAATAGGGTACTTGTCGTGACGCTGGGTCGCTTTGGACTACCCATCGGGTGCTAGGAAAGAAGGAAATAACAAACTTCGATGCAAAGCCCCTCCATGATAAAATTAGTCCGTCAAAATGAAGTTTATTCAACAGCATGGATTTATGAGcattgattatttagattattgtcgGAGTATATAATACAAATTCCTCATCCTCGGCATTATTGTCCTACAGTACAGACATGCATTGAGCACAATAACCTGCCTGCTATGGCAGTACACACTTCTTGTCTATTATATAACTTAATAtaaacatagatacatagatacatacacagatatatACGAAGTacgtagatacatacatagatgcatacacagatacatcgatgcatacatagatacatatatagataaatacatacataaatcttgcatacatacatacatcttgCATAcgtgcacgcacgcacgcacgcacgcacgcacgcacgcacgcacgcacgcacgcacgcacgcacgcacacacacacacacacacatacatacatacatacatacatacatacatacatacatacatacatacatacatacatacatacatacatacatacatacatacatacatacatacccaacACTAATTTTCATTTAAGCAAAACTTACATTTCTGTCCTGAAATTTGCTGAATTCTCTTACAAGTATTTCTTTCAGCAGCTTCGGATCAGTGATAGTGATCGTTGGGGTTCTACCTTCATACCAGCTGTTAATACGTATATCAAAACAACATAAAGAAAAGCCTTGTTCCCTGGAGTTGATCGTAATTTTATTCCTTACTCAGGTTAAATAATTGAGAAAATTGTGAGGAAAGCCACCCAATAAACCTCTAAAGAAATGTTAGATACATAATTACTCGGTTTTTTGTGTccgccccggggacagatattcggactctaaaccttttataattcttttctgatataccacttgtggggttcattttaaagttctttgtgtgagaaaactttttactggcttagttttacgaaattcgaaaatgttatttttctcaataaagttaacacagggatggttgccattttgaattttaaatatccgtaaatctttaattatttgtttctctagtaccaaaatttacacagtgacccccgatttttattcttaattttgaaagagaatggttgaaagattccttaaggaaagtttaagcaaaagtttaagtctttcactttcgaggcacatactatctTAAATCGAAACTCTAATTCTACCTATCATTTGTACCATTTCAAATAAGAAGGATTCACCTTTCGGTTGGGGTTTTACATTTTCTATTGCTATAGGGAACATAACAAACTGACAAAGTCgtttttaataaaatagaaGAGAGTGTTCGTCTTACATTATATTtcttaaatgtaataaaaaataatttgaacttCGACCCTACCAAAATACTTTTCCATACTTTTGTGTCATCTTTAGCACATTTTCGTGATAGTTGCGTCCACCACCATAGAGTAGGAAAAAACTTCCAACAAGGGGCCATGGTCTTGGACCCGGTAAATTGCAGTCATTTAGAAATGTATAGGGACGAATGGACCACctagaaaaattgaaacaaaaagtaACACTGATCAATTATCAATTAATCGATCAGAAGACTATAATGAAGACATATTCACTTTGAGAACATGGATGAAGTCACAAGGGTTTTCCAACTTGACTCAGTGCCCCTCATGCTCTTCGATACTCCTGAAGAAAAgtttgtctatttttataagCTTATCAAGAACATTTTGCCAAATCTTCTTTACGTACAAAAGAATTGGATCTGTTTATGAACTTCTCATGTCAATTAAAAATTGGGAGAGCCCAGATATGATTAATTTGGATTTATGAAATCTTTACAGTGTGTTCTTTAGCCTTTCAAGAGCTTCAAATACCTGGTGTTCCATTGAGATGCAGTGTGCTTCAATTACGCTGTGCTCAGATTTAATGAGAATAGAATAACATTTGACCCAGCAATCTTTAAAGCTACTTGATAGTTTCAGAATATCTTTTGGCTTAACAGATGTTTACTTAGCAAAACTtaattaaaattttgcaaatgtcatcaacatatacatacatttcATTACAATCTAAGAGCTATCTTACATACATTTTGGAGAAGTTGTTGAAAACATGGAAATATAGGGCATACAAATGTCCAAGATCTTTCCAAATCTCCTTATTCACCTTCACACCGAATGTGAAGTAACAATTGTAGCGTTTATTCCTCCCATATGGCGTCTGTATAAACGTTAATGAAaactattcttataggctacaagtctgtctgtctgtccgtctgtctgtctgtctgtctgtctgtctgtctgtctgtctgtctgtatgtatgtatgtatgtatgtatgtatgtatctatgtatgtatctatgtatgtgaatgtttgtttgtgtgcatGCGTGCATGTATGCAGACATGCACGCACGCATACTTGCAAGCAAGCACACATatagacacatacacacacacacatacacagatgTGCAAGCCCATACGCGCGCCCTATTACAACATACATGAAAAAAGGATTTGAAAGAGTACTCACCAAATTATGAATACAGCTAAAATCGTAAGTACCCAATCCAAGGGTAAATATGACGATACGTTGATTGAAGACATCAAGCCCACCATTGTCCAATGCTATTGGTAAATTGAATCTTGAAATATAAATGCCTCAAAATATTCAATGTTGGCCTCCTGCACCAGTATTTAAGATTTCTATGTACGCTCCTGCAATCTATTTATATCTTGATTAGCTGTTGAATTAAATCGTTCACGAGTTTTCTAAACATTCAAGAAGTTTGCTTCAATGGAAAGCTCCAGGATGGTCATGTGTTCAAATACTTATACTTCTATAACTtatcctttcaccaccatggtttgttccaaagccattgttatcaatggtaagtgTGGACCCATAAACAGGGAATTGGAATGAAAAGGTTAAAAGCCGTCATctcttttgtttgc is a window encoding:
- the LOC139135398 gene encoding cytochrome P450 3A31-like — encoded protein: MVGLMSSINVSSYLPLDWVLTILAVFIIWWSIRPYTFLNDCNLPGPRPWPLVGSFFLLYGGGRNYHENVLKMTQKYGKVFCWYEGRTPTITITDPKLLKEILVREFSKFQDRNHPMGSPKRPSVTTSTLLRLNGKRWKDVRTIVSPAFSSGKIKEMSNLVNDITGRLMGVLEGYTVKGEPIEVFRVFGNYTLDVIATCAFGIETDCQGQLGSQFGDNARRLMLKSMNKNKAAFVFLAVCPSVVVLMRNWVTNTKPFRFFYRVLEDTLALRKDPGTERQDFLQMLLKAAENGDEKGEKSHITDSKTKLTEVEIMAQILVFLLAGYETTGVTLTFCAYELATHPEVQDKLIEEIDERLKGETQLDLNAVQTLPYMEMVISETMRLYTPAPRFNRKCLQSCTINGINFRKGVVVDVPIYTIHHNPEYWPEPEKFKPERFTAEAKAERDPYTFLPFSHGPRSCIGMRFAQMEMKITLARILQKYRFKTCADTEIPLSLRPGVVTTPMNGVMLTVVRRENSA